A segment of the Terriglobales bacterium genome:
CAAGTCCCAGCGCATGCTCGCCGGCTGCCACTGGTGTTCCTGCACGGCATCTACCAGTTTTCGAAGACGTGGGAGACGACGCCCGATGGCCGCGAAGGATTTCAGAATATCTTCCTGCGGCGTCGCTTTGCCGTGTACCTGATGGACCAGCCGCGACGTGGCAACGCCGGCCGCTCAACCGTATCCGAACTGATTACGCCGACCGCGGATGAGCAGAAATGGTTTAACTTCTTCCGACTCGGCTTATGGCCGAACTATTTTCCGGGTGTTCAGTTTTCGCATGATCCGGAGGCCTTGAATCAATATTTCCGGCAGATTACGCCCAACACAGGTCCGTTTGATATCGGAGTAATATCCGACTCGATTGCGTCGCTCTTCGACAAAATCGGTCCGGGTATCCTGGTGAGCCATTCCCATGGTGGGGGCATTGGCTGGCTGTCGGCTATCAAGAGCAACAAGATCAAAGCGATTGTTTCCTACGAGCCGGGCACCAGTTTTCTGTTTCCCGAAGGCGAGATCCCGGAGCCGATGCACAGTTTCGGCGGAACGATTGAGGCAGCCAGTGCACCGATGCCGGAGTTCCTGAAACTCACAAAGATTCCAATCGTGATTTACTACGGCGACTATATTCCCGAGGAGCCATCGCCGAACCCGGGGCAAGACGCGTGGCGTATCCGCCGGGCGATGGCGCGGTTATGGGCAGCCACTGTGAACAAGCATGGAGGCGACGTTACGATTGTGGATCTGCCGGCAATCGGGGTACGCGGGAACACGCATTTCCCATTCTCAGACACCAACAACGTGGAAATTGCGGACATTCTCTCGGCGTACCTGAAGAAGAAGGGGCTAGACCGGTGAGGAGCGGGGATATTCAAGAACACAAGCCGTAGCTGCGGATGAGTGAACCTTCGCTTGGCGTAGCTAGTACATTACGTGCGACTCCACCTACCCTTCGACAAACAAGGTTTGTCACTTTTCGTTGGTACCTTGAGACCGCTTGTCAAAGGGGTGAAGATTGGGTCGGACGGTGTTTGGGGAAAAGGTGGTTCTCTTATGAAGGGAAGCTCGCTACTGCTTTTGTTCGTCCTAAATATCGCTGGATGTGCAGTGGCACAACAAGTTCCGGATCTGGATTACAAACCTCCCATTCCTAAACCTGCTTATGCGCAAGGCGAGGGGCCTCGCGTAGTCATCGATGGCGGGCACCATAACTTTCATACCGTCGATGGAAGATATAGGCCCCTGGCAGAGTTACTGCGGCGCGATGGATACCGCGTGGCGGGGAGCAACACGCCGTTTACTGCAAGTTCTCTGAAGGCCGCCGACTTGCTGATCATCTCGAACGCATTGAACGCGGTCAACGCCGATGGGAACTGGGGGCTGCCAACGCCGTCTGCTTTTACGCCCGCGGAGATCGCTGAGTTGAAGAAGTATGTGGAGAACGGCGGAGCATTGTTCCTGATCGCAGATCACATGCCGTTTCCGGGTGCCGCAGGCGATCTTGCGCGTGCGTTCGGACTGGAGTTCAGCAATGGGTTTGCGATGCCACGCGATGCACAGAATCCAGGCCCAATTACCTTTACGCCAGAGAAGGGCCTGAAGCCGGGCCCGTGGACGGAGGGGCGTGGGGTTGAGGAGAGAGTCGATTCGGTGGTTACATTCACGGGGTCTGCGTTCTATCCGGGCCCGAACGTAGAACCGGTTCTGGAGCTTCCGCAGGGATACGTCTCGGTCACACCGGAAATGGCATGGCAATTTACGCCGGAGACACCGAGGGTGCCGATCACACGATGGTGCCAGGGGGCCGTGGTGAAAGTGGGAAAGGGACGAGTGGCCGTGTTTGGCGAGGCAGCCATGTTCAGCGCGCAAGTCGCCGGGCCGCAGAAGCGTCCGATGGGCATGAACTCGGATAGCGCAAAGCAGAACTATCAGTTCTTGCTCAATATCGTGCACTGGCTCACGAACGCCAAGTGAAGTAATGGCGCTGTGCGGTTGTAGATATATCGTTGGACCCGCGGTGCTGCGCACCGCCACCGGACAATCCCCAGCCAAGGTAACCCCGGGTTGCGCGCGCAAAAGCACGCGCTCCACCCGGGGCTAATGGATGTCGTCCGCTACGCGGACTGGTCGCGATCACCTCGCCGATTCACAACTCTAAGACTGAGGACAGGGTGTCCGAGGCACACAGGAGATAGGAGTGGCGGACTGGAGTTTCTGCACACCCACAAGCCCGATAGCACTCGCTTGGCTAACACGGAGTTGAGGACTCAACTTGTGAGTTCCTGTATATTCCATGCATCGGGGAACTGGGTGAGGAGAAGAGAAAGATGTTGAAAGCCGCATTGAGGCTATCTGTGTTGTTGTGTGCAGTTCTGGCTGCATTCAGCGTAACCGCCCAACACAAGCACGAGCTAGACAACAAAGTTGACATGACCCGTGCGCCGCTGCTGACGGGCGTGGGTACGTTAAACCATCCGACATCGACGAAGAACGAGATGGCGCAGAAGTACTTCGACCAGGGAATTGCGCTGATCTACGCGTTCAATCACCTGGAAGCGGAGCGCGCATTTGCGCAGGCGCAGCAACTTGATCCGGACATGGCGATGGCGTGGTGGGGACAGGCGCTGGCACTAGCTCCGAATATCAACGACCCGATTACGCCAGACCGCGCGGGAAAGGCTTACGCGGCGATCCAGACGGCAATCCAGAAGTCGAAGGGCAAGCCGGCGGCAGAGCGCGATTACATAAAGACGCTGGCGAAGCGGTATTCGGCAAACAAGGATGCGGATCGCGCGAAACTGGACGTGGGTTATGCGCAGGCGATGGGCAAGCTGGCGAAGAAACATCCGAACGATCCGGACGCGCAGGTGTTGTATGCGTCGGCGCTGATGGAGACCATGCCGTGGGATTACTACCAGGCGAATGGCGATCCGAAGCCGGCGATTGTGACGGTACAGAAGACGCTTGAGTCGGCGATGAAGCGGTGGCCGAATCACACGGGCGCGCATCACTTGTACATTCATGCGGTGGAGGCGTCGTCGACACCGGACCGCGGTGAGCCTAGTGCGGACGTGCTGGGAGGACTGGCTCCGACGGCGGGCCACCTGGTGCATATGCCCAGTCACATCTACCTGAGAGTGGGACGGTGGGAGGATGCGGCCGAGGCGAACCGCAAGGCGTCGAAGGCGGACGAGGATTACATTACGCAATGCAGGGCGCAGGGGATTTATCCGATTGCGTACTATCCGCATAACCTGCACATGGGGTCGTTTGCAGCAGCGATGCAGGGCGGCAGCGAGGAAGCGATCGGGCTGGCGAAGAAGATGAAGGAAAAGATTCCCGCGGACGTCGGCGATGAAATGCCGTACTGGGGGAACGTGTTTACCTCAGTGCCGATCTTGTCGATGGTGAGGTTCGGCAAGTGGGATGAGTTGCTGGCGTATCCGCAGCCTTCGGAGAAACTGCTGGCTTCGAATGCGATCTGGCGGTATGGGCAAGGCGTGGCTCTGATTCGGGCGGGCAAGCTTGACGATGCGGAGAAGCAGTTGAAGGAGATCGGAGAGATCGCAAAGAATCCGGCGTTGAAAGACCAGAAAATGGGCAACAACGACGGGCAGAAACTGCTGACGATCGCCGAGAATATTCTGGCCGGTGAACTGGCAGCGGCGCGGAAGGATTATGCGTCGGCGGTTGCGTCGCTGGAGAAGGCGGTCGCGGCGCAGGATGCCTTGCACTACAACGAGCCGGAAGACTGGTACTTCCCGGTGCGTCACGTGCTGGGTGCGGTGCTGCTGGAGGCGGGTCGTCCGGCAGATGCGGAGAAGGTTTACGTGGAGGACCTAAAGCATCATCGGAAGAATGGATGGGCGCTCTACGGGCTTGCGCAGGCGCTGAAGGCGCAGGGCAAAAGCAATGAGGCGTCGAAGACAGAGGAACAGTTCACAGTGGCATGGAAGTATGCGGATGTGAGACTGACGGCATCGAAGTTCTAGATAGCGGCATTTTCAGCCACCCGAGCCTAGTTTGAGGCTCGGGTTTTTCTTTTGCGGATGCGATTTTCAGCACAGGATTTGTTGA
Coding sequences within it:
- a CDS encoding alpha/beta fold hydrolase — protein: MQTGLAQSRSVPSGTVKSHAIVIERQGSFAVGGKVITNPGSFDPISLGPEGQTLHGDHAYVFYQVPAHARRLPLVFLHGIYQFSKTWETTPDGREGFQNIFLRRRFAVYLMDQPRRGNAGRSTVSELITPTADEQKWFNFFRLGLWPNYFPGVQFSHDPEALNQYFRQITPNTGPFDIGVISDSIASLFDKIGPGILVSHSHGGGIGWLSAIKSNKIKAIVSYEPGTSFLFPEGEIPEPMHSFGGTIEAASAPMPEFLKLTKIPIVIYYGDYIPEEPSPNPGQDAWRIRRAMARLWAATVNKHGGDVTIVDLPAIGVRGNTHFPFSDTNNVEIADILSAYLKKKGLDR
- a CDS encoding DUF4350 domain-containing protein, which encodes MAQQVPDLDYKPPIPKPAYAQGEGPRVVIDGGHHNFHTVDGRYRPLAELLRRDGYRVAGSNTPFTASSLKAADLLIISNALNAVNADGNWGLPTPSAFTPAEIAELKKYVENGGALFLIADHMPFPGAAGDLARAFGLEFSNGFAMPRDAQNPGPITFTPEKGLKPGPWTEGRGVEERVDSVVTFTGSAFYPGPNVEPVLELPQGYVSVTPEMAWQFTPETPRVPITRWCQGAVVKVGKGRVAVFGEAAMFSAQVAGPQKRPMGMNSDSAKQNYQFLLNIVHWLTNAK
- a CDS encoding tetratricopeptide repeat protein, translating into MLKAALRLSVLLCAVLAAFSVTAQHKHELDNKVDMTRAPLLTGVGTLNHPTSTKNEMAQKYFDQGIALIYAFNHLEAERAFAQAQQLDPDMAMAWWGQALALAPNINDPITPDRAGKAYAAIQTAIQKSKGKPAAERDYIKTLAKRYSANKDADRAKLDVGYAQAMGKLAKKHPNDPDAQVLYASALMETMPWDYYQANGDPKPAIVTVQKTLESAMKRWPNHTGAHHLYIHAVEASSTPDRGEPSADVLGGLAPTAGHLVHMPSHIYLRVGRWEDAAEANRKASKADEDYITQCRAQGIYPIAYYPHNLHMGSFAAAMQGGSEEAIGLAKKMKEKIPADVGDEMPYWGNVFTSVPILSMVRFGKWDELLAYPQPSEKLLASNAIWRYGQGVALIRAGKLDDAEKQLKEIGEIAKNPALKDQKMGNNDGQKLLTIAENILAGELAAARKDYASAVASLEKAVAAQDALHYNEPEDWYFPVRHVLGAVLLEAGRPADAEKVYVEDLKHHRKNGWALYGLAQALKAQGKSNEASKTEEQFTVAWKYADVRLTASKF